The DNA window CGCCTGTGGCGGATTTGGTTTGTAGAATGGTAATGCCGAACTACATCCCGAAAGCCCCGCTTAATCCCGATAATTATCGGGATGCGGGGGGATTAGTCCTTTTCTTTTGGACTATTATATATTGAGTTTCGGTATAATACATTTGTGTGAAGTTCCGAGCCGATTACAAATCGGCTCGGGTTAGCTTTTCAATGCTTTATTTCTGCTATCCCTATTCCACCTTCTCCACCGTAACCCAAGCAATCCCCAGCATCTTAATACCAATACTATCGGCAGCGGAACCGCTCAAATCTATTATTCTTTTAGGGCCAAAAGGGCCACGGTCATTTACTCTTACAGTTACTGTCTTTTTGGTTTTGTGACAATATACTTTTAGCATCGTACCAAAAGGATAAATTCTGTGGGCACAGGTTAAACTATCTTTATGATATCGCTGACCGTTGGCAGTTTTCCTGCCTGTAAAATTATTACCATAATAAGTAGCAAAACCTTCTTGCGAATCGCTGACACCAATAAATGCAGTAATAAAAAAACTACAAACGAAAAGAGCTATGATAGTTTTCTTCATAGTGCAAGTATAGTGATGAATAATTTGTTAGGCAAGTTTTATTTTTGTACCGTCATTGCGAAAACAACAACGTCATTCAGAGCGGACTTCCCGTGAAGAATCTGCAGAGAGCGGAGACATGAGTAATATCGTCTCCGATTCATGAGATTCTTCGTATTGAAGCAATTCGCCGCAGCGAACAGAATGACGTTATTTTTTTACCTCCCAAGCTTTTTAAATTGCCTGAAATTATAAGTAAACGTGAGCATCACATAGCGTTGCAACAAGCTCGTTTGCACATCCTGCGTATAGGTTTCTGTAATAGTTCTGCTAATACTGGTATTTTGTTTTAATATATCAAATACCCTTAACCTAAACTCACCCATATTGTCTTTAAGAAATTTATATCCCACTGCTGCATTCCACAGCACGAAACTTTGATTGTAACCCGATGACAATCCTTTATAATATTGGTGCGTCATATCAGTATTAAACACCCAATGTTTCCAAACAATTAAATTAAATTTGAAAGTACTTGTTTGATTATAATATGAAGTGTTGGATGCTTTGTTCAAGGTATTATTTACACTTGTATAACTGCCATTACTTCCAATGGTAAAATCTATATCTTTACTGATATTACTTGATATCACCAAGCCCGCTCCATAATTAGGAGAATTCGCATAATTTATTAAATTATTTAACAATCCAGGAGTGTGCGAAAAACTAATATTCGCATTAAAGTTTATATTTGATTTGATAAATTTAAGTGGCCTTCCAAAAGTGATAAACGAACGAAGACTATAATACCCATCTACATTTACAGGCATGGTAAGCTGTGAACCACG is part of the Bacteroidota bacterium genome and encodes:
- a CDS encoding septal ring lytic transglycosylase RlpA family protein codes for the protein MKKTIIALFVCSFFITAFIGVSDSQEGFATYYGNNFTGRKTANGQRYHKDSLTCAHRIYPFGTMLKVYCHKTKKTVTVRVNDRGPFGPKRIIDLSGSAADSIGIKMLGIAWVTVEKVE